Part of the Labrenzia sp. PHM005 genome is shown below.
TTCGTGAACAACGTTCATATCAATGGAGAGACAGATGTTCAAGATGATGAGTACGTTAATTCGAGGAAGAACGTTCGACGTCGCTGAAGCGTTTGCTGACACCAACACGATTTCCATTCTACGCCAGCAGCTGCGCGATGCGGCAGATGGTTTGAGTTCCGCAAAGCGGTCTGTTGCAGTTGTCATGGCCTACGCAGCCCGCGAAAAGAAACTGGCTGAGAAACAAGCGGTCCAGTTGGCTGATATGGAAGCAAGGGCGTTGGAGGCGATCCGGCTCGGTCATGACGCGCTGGCGAGCGATGCTGCTGTGGCAATCGCGGAGCTGGAAAAGGAACATGCTGCAACCACCAAAGCCCACACCCATTACACCGCCGAAATTGCGAAACTTCGTGATCAAGTGGCTTTGTCCGAACAGCGGCTGCGGACACTTCAGCGCGGCAAACAAATCGCCGATGCAGCTCAACACACCCACAAGCTTCGCGGATCGATCCCGAACGGTGTCCTGGCGAGCCTGAGGGATGCCGAAGCGACACTGGAGCGGCTGCAGGAGCGCCAGTCCCACGCAGAAGAAGTGGAGATCGCAATGGTGGAAATGACCGCAAGTTCTTCTGCGGAGCAGGTCGTTGAAAGGCTGGCTGAAGCGGGATGCGGGGCCTCGGTGACCACGGACGCTACCAAGGTTTTGAAGCGCCTTCAGGCCAAAGCCGAAAGGGCTTCTGACACAGCTTCCTAATTTCATAGAGCAAGACGGGCGGGGAATTCCCGCACTTTCATAACATTCGCCGGACACCGGCAAACACGGAGAAATCAAATGTCCACCTACACCACTAAAGCATCCAACGCCTGGAACTTGTTCACCTATTTCAATTTCGGCGTGGCTGCTTTGATGATGGCCGGCGGGATCTGGTCACTGGAAGCAAGTTTCTCGGCCAAGGGCTACTACGCGATGGCCGCCTTGATGCTGGTCTATTCAACGGCTTCGATCACAAAGGCCGTCCGCGACCAGGAAGAAAACAACCGCATCTACAACAAGATCGAAGATGCCAAGACGGAACGGTTGCTGGCCGAAGTTTCGGCTCAGGATCCTGCCTGACCGGCTGATCTCTGACCGGCGGTCACCTACGAAATCAGGCAAATAGAGATTTCATCAATCAAGGGGGCAGCTTTTTGAAGTTGCCCCTTGCCGGACTACCGCTGTGAGTATTGAGGGAATGCATGATGTTCAAAAAATAC
Proteins encoded:
- a CDS encoding PspA/IM30 family protein, translated to MFKMMSTLIRGRTFDVAEAFADTNTISILRQQLRDAADGLSSAKRSVAVVMAYAAREKKLAEKQAVQLADMEARALEAIRLGHDALASDAAVAIAELEKEHAATTKAHTHYTAEIAKLRDQVALSEQRLRTLQRGKQIADAAQHTHKLRGSIPNGVLASLRDAEATLERLQERQSHAEEVEIAMVEMTASSSAEQVVERLAEAGCGASVTTDATKVLKRLQAKAERASDTAS
- a CDS encoding YiaA/YiaB family inner membrane protein, which encodes MSTYTTKASNAWNLFTYFNFGVAALMMAGGIWSLEASFSAKGYYAMAALMLVYSTASITKAVRDQEENNRIYNKIEDAKTERLLAEVSAQDPA